A segment of the Populus nigra chromosome 12, ddPopNigr1.1, whole genome shotgun sequence genome:
GTGCTCAATTGCAACAAACATTTCATTGCTAATAGATTTTTTATGCATACAAACTACATTGCATTGCATTGTCTGAAATGCCAATCCATGATGCATATTGACCTACGAAGAACAAACATATTGTCCTAGCAGTATCTTCAAATCTGCACTTGAATCTTAACAGTTGGCTTGCCTAATCAAAGGGTCGAAGTGTACCAGTTGTGCTTTTATAACCTTAATGCAACCTGAATGATTTTGAGAAATCCTTCTTTCTGTATCTAAAAGACTGAAGCTAGCTTATTAAGCAGTCAAATATGGGTGTAACAATAAAGAtcattgaaaaactaaaaaatgaaacttttttttcccaGCAGTTGCATATCAACAGATGCATACACAAAATTTAAGAAGCTCAACAAAACAGTTTAAGAATAAGACTGTTCCAAAAGTTCCTAAATTAGGGTGACTATATAAATTTGCTTAGAGTAGTATACAtgatatttcttcttcttcgtttttGAGGGAAGTTTGTACATGATATTTCGAAGATAGATCAATTTGGGACTTAAGCTGGCGATTTCAGGATGACCAATtgtctttctttcaattttacaaGGTCTCTAACACTTCGTCCCAACAATTGTAATATCAAGCAACCTTTGACAACGTATAAATGCACCTAGACATGCTGTTAAATGCACCTAGACACCACAAATGTACGGTACAAAAAGCACAGTTATTCACAATCAAATGACATAATCAATAAGGATAAAGAATGGTAAAATTCAGTACAAAATCAATCTCATTGATACCATGAttctcatataaaacaaatataaaatcccATCAATCAAATAAcctctacaataaaaaaaaaatgtatacacCACCACCGCCCACCCACCCTCATCCACACACACTCACACAGAGTTTAGGAAAAAAGGGTACACAAAACAAGTCAAGGATAGAAATACGAAACAAAAGCTATTTGTCTGGGCCTGTCACATTCAGCCTAGCTGGAACCATATTTCTTACAAAAGTTAGGGGAAACAGCTACTCTTGCTTTTTAGGGAAGATTAACACGAAATATCGAGTGAATTTCAGCTAAACAATCCCTCTCCTGCAAGTAAGGATGCAAGTGTTAATGGCATCAACTCAAGGAAAAATTGATGAAAGCTAGATAGGCAATTCTATCACTCAAAGATGACTGCAAAGTAAAAACTAATTGCATCTCCATGATGAAAATATCATATCCCAGTTAACAGTCAAAAACAAATCACTCAATACGATATCATGACCATGTCATCATTAGAAAGTGGCAGGGAGAGGAGAACTTACTCAGATCCTCAAAGGAAATATTACTGATGTTTTCTCCACTCCTTATAAGGCGAATCTTTCCTGCAGAGGTTAAATTGCAAGGCGTTGAAAATGAGGACTATTCAGTGTCCTAACTTGTACTTATACGCCAAAACCAAAATTTCTAGTCAAATATATCTATATCTCCCCCCAACCCAAAACTTCAACACCAGGTTGAGTTCAAGGCCATTCACACAACTACATCAGATGCTGTGATCTTGATAGACATTTACACTCATCTCCACGTCCTCATgcaatcaattttataagttaAGGTTTGTTTGTAAAAGAAATGGACACCACTTGGTCAGAAAGCCCACAGTTGCGGTAACCAAATAATCTCTCTATCCTCCCAATTCATCTTGATAACATAGCAAAATAGCAACACGCTGTACTgggctaaaaaaatatgtaacatGATGATCAGACAAAATACAATAGAGCAGTATTTAACCCCATGAGGCTCAATGCTGCACATTGGGGCCAGATACTTTTTAATAGCATATCATTTGAGTTTGTCACTGCTATCATACAGGGATTTCTGTCTAATGTTTTTGGGTCTTGAGTCAACTTCATACAATCAACAGAAGTCATTTATCTTCAATCTAAAGCTGAAAAGTCTACTAATTTCCAAGCAGCATTGAAACTTAAGCAACACTGccatatattattattacaagAGGCAGGATGATACCAAAAGGAATAAACCAAGACCTCTTTGAACTCTGTAGtaataatgataacaacaatGGGCGGGAGAGGGGGGGGGGTATTAGAAGTAGACATACCATCACGACGAACACAAATCTCAGGAATGTTTTTAACTTCGCCACTGATGCTGTCATTGTAAACTCTAATTTCAATGTCTCCCTCAACATAAACTGAAGAGCTGAACCAAAGATCCATTtgtgagacaaaaaaaaaacaaacaaaaaaaaacaaaacaatttcgATGAAATTTAGCTTGTTTTCTCTATCCAATTGGAAGGGAGTTCtataaagattaaatatatACTTTTTGGCAAGTTGTTGAACAGCATAAGCTCCAAGTGAATCATTATGCACAGCTATTCGATGCCACTGAGCAGGTTTTGGCAAGTCTTTTGATCCTATAATTCTTTGGTCAAACATGCCCCCTGTTCCAACAGTAAAGATGGTTACAGTCCTCCCATTTCGCAAGATCTTCTGCACAGGGGCTTGTCCCACTTTTCCACAAATAATTGCCTGTAAAAACAATACTATGAGTTAATTATTTCCttaactgaaaataaaaaagaaaaacgaacACCATAGAAGATTAACCgcattgaaattttaagataatctttattatttaatatttatatcaaaacacctcaaaataaatcaatccaAATGGAAAAGCTGGAAATTTCAAGATTAAGCATCATTATGATTTCTTCTCTAACCAATTCTTTTATCcaagtaaaaagaaagaaaagataagatgGCATTAAAACCATCAAAGCAAGCTGAAATGCTCCTCATGTTTCGTATGCAACACTTCACAGAATTCCAACCACACAAAAGAGCATTTCCAATATGAAACACAGCCATCATCGAACAAAGTTGCAACATTGTCATTTGATGCAATGATTAGTGATCACGGGTCCAGTTTTCAGTGACagaacattaaaaatatcaaattctaCTTTTCCAATGCTACTTAAAACACAGAGAAAACCATTCCATTT
Coding sequences within it:
- the LOC133669543 gene encoding single-stranded DNA-binding protein, mitochondrial, with the translated sequence MSSLVLRFAKLLRVPSPVIMPTSSLGVGLQRSLRSCYSTVSFNSDNEEGKNDKVEQEFDDLLGDRRESRFQGVDPRKGWEFRGVHRAIICGKVGQAPVQKILRNGRTVTIFTVGTGGMFDQRIIGSKDLPKPAQWHRIAVHNDSLGAYAVQQLAKNSSVYVEGDIEIRVYNDSISGEVKNIPEICVRRDGKIRLIRSGENISNISFEDLREGLFS